Genomic segment of Candidatus Binataceae bacterium:
ACGGCCTGGGCAATCTCGAGCAGCTTGCCCGTTATCTTGGAGCCGGGCGCCTGCTGGGCGCGCGCGTAATCTTTGGCGCCGAACTGGCGCCGGCGCGGGTCCGGGTCACGGTCTTCGCCGAACCGGTGGCGCTGGGCCCTTCGCCCGATTTGAGCGGCACGGCAAGCACGGCCCTGTATGCGAGCGCTCAGCGGTTGAGCGCGCATCTGACCCAGGCCGGTATCCCCAGCGAGGCCAGCACCGACATCCGACCCCTGTTGTGGACCAAGCTGTTCTACAATGCCGCGCTCAATCCGCTCGGCGCCCTCCTGCGCACCCATTACGGAGCGCTGGGCGCGGACCCAGCGCTGCGCCGAATCATGGATGGGGTTATCGAGGAGGCCTTTGCCGTTGCTCACCGGCTGGAAATCGCGTTGCCTTTCGCCAACGCCGACGCTTATCGCGAGGCCTTCTACGGCCGACTGGTCCCGATCACCTACGATCATCGCCCCTCGATGCTGGTCGATCTGGAACAGCGCGGACGCACCGAAATCGACGCCCTCAACGGACGCATCGTAGCCCTGGGCGATGAGTTGGGGCTGGCGGTGGAAATCAATCGCACCCTCACCGACTTGATTAAGGCCTGCGAACGGCTGCGCCAAAGCGCACGAGAGCATCGGCAATGAGTACAATTACGCTACGAGCAGCCAGCTTCGATGCGATCAAGGCGCAAGCCGAGCGCGAATACCCTAACGAATGCTGCGGCTTCGTGATCGGCAACGAACGGATCGAAGAAGTGCGGCCGATCCAAAACATTCAAGATCAAAAGCACGCCGAGGACCCTCAGGCCTTTCCGCGCGACGCGCGCACCGCCTACCTGATGGAGCCGCGCCAACACCTCGCGGTGTTGCGCGAAGTGGACGACCGCGGCTTGGACGTGCGCTTGGTCTACCATTCCCATCCTGATCACGACGCCTACTTCTCTCCCACTGACCGGCGCCAGGCCTGCTCCTTCACTCCCGACAGCCCCGACTATCCCGACACCGGCTATTTGGTAGTTTCGATCAAACAGGGGAGATTCGCCCGCGCCGCGCTCTATACCTGGGACGAGGCAACCAAGGATTTTGTCGAAAGCGAGCTGAGGATGCGCTAGCAAGGCACGATCGGGCGACCTGGCGAGGGCGATGATTGGGGTAAATTCACAGCGGCTCAAACATCTGTTGTTGGAGCTGGTACAGATCGATTCGCTCTCCCGCCACGAGGGCGAATGCGCCGAGCGTCTGCGAAAAGAATTGGAGCCGTTGGGGGCACAGTGCTGCTTCGATAGCGCGGGCACCAAGGTCGGCGGCGAGGTCGGCAACCTAATCGCCCATTTTCCCGGTACGCGGCCCGCCGCCGCCCCGCTGCTGCTGTGTTCCCACATGGACACAGTCAGCCCCGGCCAGGGCGTGCGGCCGATCGTGGAGGGCGACATCATTCGCAGCGACGGCCGCACAGTTTTGGGCGGCGATGACAAGTCGGGCTGCGCGATCATTTGCGAAGTCCTCCATCGGCTGCACGAAGCCCAGGTGCCTTATGGGCCCATCGATGCGGTCTTCACGATCTGCGAGGAGGTGGGCCTGCAAGGCGCCAAGCATCTGGATTTGAACCTGGTCGCAGCGCGCGAGGGGCTGGTGTTCGACAGCGACGCGCCCGGCTTTCTGTTCGTGCGCGGTCCCGCCAGCCAAACCTTGGAATTCGTGGTCCATGGCTTGGAGGCGCACGCCGGAATGGCCCCGGAGCGAGGTCTATCCGCCATCCAGGTCGCCGCCCAGGCGATTGCCGCGATGCGCCTGGGACGAATCGACGAGGAAACCACGGCCAACCTTGGAATTATCCACGGCGGCCGCGCGCTCAATATCATCCCCAATCGGGTGGTCGTGCGCGGCGAAGCGCGCTCGCGCGATCCGGCCAAGCTCAGCGCCCAGGTCCAGCATATGGTCGATTGTTTTCGCCAAGCCGTGGCGCACGCCCACCTGACTCTGGAGGGGCAACGCTTCGAGGCCCGCTTGAATCACCGCGCCGACAGCCAGTACCAGGCGATGAACGTGAGCGAGGACGCGCCGATCGTGCGCAAGGTGCTGGAGGCTGCACGGCGCGCCGGGCGGCTGGTCGAGCCCGGCGCGTGTGGCGGCGGTTGCGACGCCAATGTCCTCAATCAGCGCGGCTTGGTGGTGGCCAACCTCGGCACCGGCATGCGCGACATCCACACCGTGCGCGAATGGCTGGACGTCAAGGACATGATTGCCGCCGCCGAGGTCACCTTGGAGCTAGTGCAGGTTCAGGCCGAGAGCTGAGAGTAGGCTCGGCCCGTCCATTCACTTACCCACGCGCCGATCGCTCGCACCTGCAGGGCCCGGGTGACCGAGCCCCGCTCGCTAATCGGCGTGCTTGCGCAGAAAAGTGGGTATATCCAGCGAATCCTCATTCTCCAGTAACTGGTTGGGCTCCAGCTTCATCGGCGCAGTCCCAAAGCCAGCCTCCTCCGCCCGCCGCTTGAAAGTCGGGATATCCAGGCTGTCGTCAACCAGCAAGCCCAGCTTGCGCACCGGCTTGCTAGGAAACACCTTAACCGGCGAAGTGGGCGCCGGAGTGGTTAGCGTCTCGCTCCCATCGATCGGCGCGGTAGCCGCCGATTGCACCGGCGCGGTAATCGGAGCATGCGGCAGCGGAGTCGAAATCGGCGTACGCGTCAGCCCCGGCACACTGCCCAACGGTCCGGAGTGACGGCCGCTGGAAGCCTGATGGATAGCCGTGGCCATCGTCGGCTTGGGCGCATAGCGCGTCTCCAGGTCGCCGAAGCCGGTGGCAATGACGGTCACCCGGATTTCATCGCTGAGTGAGTCGTCGATCACCGCGCCAAAGATGATGTTGGCGTCCTCGTGCGCCTCTTCCTGGATCAGGCTGGCAGCCTCGTTCACCTCGTAAAGCGACAGATCGCTGCCGCCGGTCACGTTGATGAGCAAACCGCGCGCCCCCTTGATCGACAGGTCCTCCAGCAGCGGGCTGGAGATGGCGCGCTGGGCGGCCTCGACCGCGCGATTTTCGCCCGAGGCCGTCGCCGCTCCCATCATCGCCAAACCCATCTCAGCCATAATCGAGCGCACGTCGGCGAAGTCCAGATTGATTAGGCCGTGGACGGTTACCAGTTCGGAGATTCCGCGTACCGCCTGCAGCAGTACTTCGTCGGCGCGCTGAAAGGCTTCACGCAACGGGGTATTGCGACTGGCCACGGAGAGTAGGCGTTGGTTGGGAATGGTAATTAAGGTATCGACCGCGGCCTTGAGTTCACGCAACCCATCCTCGGCCTGGGTCATCCGCTTGCGCCCCTCGAACTGAAAGGGCTTGGTTACCACCCCCACCGTGAGCGCACCCGCTTCGCGCGCCAGGCGCGCGATCACCGGCGCCGAACCGGTACCAGTCCCGCCGCCCATGCCAGCGGTGACGAAAACCATTTCGGCCCCGGTCAAGGCCTCGCGCAAGCGTTCCTCGTCCTCCAGAGCGGCCTTGCGCCCGATTTCGGGATTACCGCCGGTGCCGCGCCCGCGGGTAAGCTGCTGACCCACCTGCATCCGCATCGGGGCCACGTTGTTCTGCAGGGCTTGAATGTCGGTGTTCACCGAGATGAACTCGACATTGCGCAGCCCGGCCTGAATCATGTGATTGACCGCATTACCACCACATCCCCCCGCGCCAATAACTTTGATGCGGGCGCCCGGGTCGGGCGTTTCCACCAACTCGATCATCGCTAATCCTCCTCAGCCGCTCCTCGTCGACGATGACGCCACGCGCAGGGCGCGCGCAGGCCCGCCAAAGTTAAAAAAAATCCCGCACCCAGCCACTGACTCGCGAGCGCAGCTTGCTCCAAGAGCGCAAGCGCGTGGCCGCGCTGGCAGAGTTGCTCCGCCCCGCTAGCAGCAAGCCGGCGGCGGTCGCATACATCGGTTTCATCAGCTCCTCGGGCATCCCTTTGAGATTGACCGGCAGGCCGCGGCGCACCGGAAGCTCGAACACCCGTTCGGCTAACTCCTGGGTCCCCTCCAGCAACGAGCTGCCACCCACCAGCACCAAACCCGAAGCGAGCGCCTCCGCCACCCCCGAGCGGATTAACTCGCGCTGCACCATCACGAAAATTTCTTCCATTCGGGGTTCGAGGATCTCTCCGAGCAGCCGGCGTGCCAGACTGCGCGGCTCGCGCCCGCCCACCCCAGGCACGCGCACCATTTCGTCGCTACCCACCACCTGATTGGTAGCCACGCCATAGCTGGTTTTAAGCTTCTCGGCGTCGGCCAGAGCGGTGCGCAGGCCGGCCGCCAAGTCACCGGTCAAATGATTGCCGCCCAGCGGCAGTACCGCAGTGTGCATCACTGCACCAGCGTGATACACGATGATGTCGGTAGTGCCGCCGCCGATATCCACCAGCGCCACCCCCAACTCGCGCTCCTCAGGAAAGAGCGCCGACTCAGCCGACGCCAGCGGCTCCAGCACCAGCTCGGAGACGCTGACGCCAGCGCGCTCGCAGCACTTGACCAGATTTTGCGCATACCCCTGGGCTGTGGTCACGATATGGATGCGCGCTTCCAGCCGTACGCCCGCCATCCCCACCGGATCTCGCACGCCGTCCTGATCGTCGACCGCGAATTGTTGCGGCAGCACGTGCAAGACCTGCCGATCCAGCGGGATGGCGACCGCGCGCGCGGCTTCGATCACGCGTTCGACGTCACGCGGGCCGACTTCGCCACCGCGCACCGCCACGATCCCGTGGCTGTTAAAACCCTTGATGTGCGAGCCCGCGATGCCCACCAAGGAAGCACCAATCTTCACGCCAGCGCTGCGCTCGGCCTCGTTGAGCGCAGCGCGCAAGGCTTCCACGGTGGCCTCGATATTGACCACCACCCCTTTGCGCAACCCGCTGCACGGCGCCACCCCGTAGCCCAGCAGAGCCAGGTCGGAGTCGTCGGAGGCTTCGGCCACCAGCGCGCACACCTTGCTGGTGCCGATATCGAAAGCGCTCAGAATGTTTCTCATCGCGAGGCCATCTCCCCATTGTTCGGCCGGCGGAAAGACGCCTGATTATGCAGAGCCTGCAAGGCAACCGGCAGCGGTTGGCGCAGGCGCAATACCGCCTGACCGCTGACTGTCAGGTCCATAGCCGCGACCAGATCCTGGCGGGCGCGCCAGCGGGTCAGAATGGCGGCCGCGCGGGTCAACTCCAGACTCCCTCGATCCACATCCACCGTAACCGCAGTATGGGTTTGTTCCAAAAACAGGGTCGCCGTGCCGTCGTTTTCCACTTTCATCTCGGATACCAACTCCGACCATAACGCTTCAGCGCGCACCAACAGGCTGGCGTATTCCAGCAACTGCGAAGCCCGTGCGTAATCCAGGCCGCTGCCGCTGAGCACCGGCAAATCCCCGGCCGCACGCGCTGAGATAGGGCCGCTGAGCGAACCATCACCCGCCAACAGATAAAGCCCGTCCGAGCGCTCCACGGTCGCGATCGCTCCGCCGCCGCCAGCAAACGGGGCCAATTGACGCGAGGCATGGCGCAAGCGGCGAACCAGCGCCAAGCCGCCGTGACGACCGGTCACGCCGATCCCGGCCACCACGCCCAGAGCGAAGAAGGCGCACAGCACGATGCCGCCCAACCGGCCGCTCCAATCCGCCGCGGGTCGGCTCTTTTGCCTGCCTGCCGCCACTCTGCTCATCAAGCCTCGCCCATCCCAAGCACCGAGGTCTGTTCCTGCCACTCGCCCACCATCCGCAGCTCGGGCTCCAGGCGAACTCCGGTCTGGTCTTCAACTCGCCGGCGCGCCAATTCGATCAGGGCGCGCACGTGGGCCGCACGCGCACCGCCCAAGTTAACGATAAAATTCGCATGCTGCTCGGAAAAGGCGGCCGCGCCGACCCGCTGTCCTTTAAGCCCGCATTGATCGAGCAGGCGCGCGGCAAAACCGCCAGGAGGATTTTTAAACACCGAGCCGGCATTGGGTAGTCCTTGCGGCTGATGGCGCGCGCGCCGCGCCTTGAGTTCCGCCACCCGCGCCCTGAGCGCGCCGGCGTCGCCGGGCTCCAGCTGGAAGTCCACCCGGGCGACGATAAAGCCCTCGGGCAGCGCACTATGTCGATAACCAAAGGCGATTTCCGCGGGCTGCAATCGGCAGCGCCGGCCCTCGCGATCGACCCCCTCAACCGC
This window contains:
- a CDS encoding 2-dehydropantoate 2-reductase, which encodes MWQGPILIAGAGAIGSTIGTLLQLAGDQVTLLGRAAHLQAIDRDGLRLEGLFGSHRAHGFALVDNLDALAGRRFSLIILAVKSYDTAAFASHLGALLAEDGIVVAAQNGLGNLEQLARYLGAGRLLGARVIFGAELAPARVRVTVFAEPVALGPSPDLSGTASTALYASAQRLSAHLTQAGIPSEASTDIRPLLWTKLFYNAALNPLGALLRTHYGALGADPALRRIMDGVIEEAFAVAHRLEIALPFANADAYREAFYGRLVPITYDHRPSMLVDLEQRGRTEIDALNGRIVALGDELGLAVEINRTLTDLIKACERLRQSAREHRQ
- a CDS encoding M67 family metallopeptidase, which codes for MSTITLRAASFDAIKAQAEREYPNECCGFVIGNERIEEVRPIQNIQDQKHAEDPQAFPRDARTAYLMEPRQHLAVLREVDDRGLDVRLVYHSHPDHDAYFSPTDRRQACSFTPDSPDYPDTGYLVVSIKQGRFARAALYTWDEATKDFVESELRMR
- a CDS encoding M20/M25/M40 family metallo-hydrolase, coding for MIGVNSQRLKHLLLELVQIDSLSRHEGECAERLRKELEPLGAQCCFDSAGTKVGGEVGNLIAHFPGTRPAAAPLLLCSHMDTVSPGQGVRPIVEGDIIRSDGRTVLGGDDKSGCAIICEVLHRLHEAQVPYGPIDAVFTICEEVGLQGAKHLDLNLVAAREGLVFDSDAPGFLFVRGPASQTLEFVVHGLEAHAGMAPERGLSAIQVAAQAIAAMRLGRIDEETTANLGIIHGGRALNIIPNRVVVRGEARSRDPAKLSAQVQHMVDCFRQAVAHAHLTLEGQRFEARLNHRADSQYQAMNVSEDAPIVRKVLEAARRAGRLVEPGACGGGCDANVLNQRGLVVANLGTGMRDIHTVREWLDVKDMIAAAEVTLELVQVQAES
- the ftsZ gene encoding cell division protein FtsZ produces the protein MIELVETPDPGARIKVIGAGGCGGNAVNHMIQAGLRNVEFISVNTDIQALQNNVAPMRMQVGQQLTRGRGTGGNPEIGRKAALEDEERLREALTGAEMVFVTAGMGGGTGTGSAPVIARLAREAGALTVGVVTKPFQFEGRKRMTQAEDGLRELKAAVDTLITIPNQRLLSVASRNTPLREAFQRADEVLLQAVRGISELVTVHGLINLDFADVRSIMAEMGLAMMGAATASGENRAVEAAQRAISSPLLEDLSIKGARGLLINVTGGSDLSLYEVNEAASLIQEEAHEDANIIFGAVIDDSLSDEIRVTVIATGFGDLETRYAPKPTMATAIHQASSGRHSGPLGSVPGLTRTPISTPLPHAPITAPVQSAATAPIDGSETLTTPAPTSPVKVFPSKPVRKLGLLVDDSLDIPTFKRRAEEAGFGTAPMKLEPNQLLENEDSLDIPTFLRKHAD
- the ftsA gene encoding cell division protein FtsA; protein product: MRNILSAFDIGTSKVCALVAEASDDSDLALLGYGVAPCSGLRKGVVVNIEATVEALRAALNEAERSAGVKIGASLVGIAGSHIKGFNSHGIVAVRGGEVGPRDVERVIEAARAVAIPLDRQVLHVLPQQFAVDDQDGVRDPVGMAGVRLEARIHIVTTAQGYAQNLVKCCERAGVSVSELVLEPLASAESALFPEERELGVALVDIGGGTTDIIVYHAGAVMHTAVLPLGGNHLTGDLAAGLRTALADAEKLKTSYGVATNQVVGSDEMVRVPGVGGREPRSLARRLLGEILEPRMEEIFVMVQRELIRSGVAEALASGLVLVGGSSLLEGTQELAERVFELPVRRGLPVNLKGMPEELMKPMYATAAGLLLAGRSNSASAATRLRSWSKLRSRVSGWVRDFF
- the murB gene encoding UDP-N-acetylmuramate dehydrogenase; the encoded protein is MSALERQLAGHFAARLRRECVLAELTSFRIGGPADLLLEVADEDELALAVSAARRCESPLFVLGAGTNLLISDRGIRGLVLRLGPGFGEIAVEGSRVRAGAAVPFGMLVATVVARGLAGLEFGEGIPGSVGGALIMNAGAFGGELARTVAAVEGVDREGRRCRLQPAEIAFGYRHSALPEGFIVARVDFQLEPGDAGALRARVAELKARRARHQPQGLPNAGSVFKNPPGGFAARLLDQCGLKGQRVGAAAFSEQHANFIVNLGGARAAHVRALIELARRRVEDQTGVRLEPELRMVGEWQEQTSVLGMGEA